CGTACCTCGAAGCGGGCACCCACGAGAACGTGACGGTCACGCTCGCGGACTCGCTGAACGATGACGAGCGGCTCACCGCGATGGCCCACCGCGACACCGACGGCGACCGCGCGTACACGTTCGTCTCCAGCAACGGCGAGGCCGACGGTCCCTACACCGCCGACGGCGGCGCCGTCGCGGCGAGCGCGAACGTGACGGTCTCGGCCGCGGTGTCGATCTCCGACCAGCCCACCGACGGCGGCTCGATCGTCGTCGACTCGGTCGAGCTCTCGGAGGGCGGGTTCGTGACGATCCACGACGCCAGCCTGCTCGACGGCGAGACGTTCGCGAGCGTCCGGGGCACCAGCGAGTACCTCGAAGCGGGCCACCACGAGAACGTGCGGGTCCACCTCGACGACGAACTCTCGGAGAACGCGACCGTGATCCCGATGCCCCACACCGACTCGAACGACAACGAGATGTACGACTTCGTCGCCGAAGAGGGCGGCGCCGACGGTCCCTACGTCGACGACGACGGCGCGATCGTCGACACCGCGACCGCGACAGTCCAGGCCGAAGCGAGCGCAACCTTCGACGCTCAGGCCTCGGGCGGCAACCACGTCACCGTCGAGCGGGTGTTCGTGCCCGAGGGCGGCTTCGTCGCGATGCACGACTCATCGATCAACGACGGCGAGACGTTCGACAGCGTTCGCGGCACCAGTGAGTACCTCTCACCCGGGCTGCACCACGACGTGACGGTCGCCCTCGACGATCCGCTGACCGAGGACGACACGCTCGTCGCGATGCCCCACACGGACTCGAACGGTAACGAGACCTACGACTTCGTCGCCGAGGAGGGCGGCGCAGACGGCCCCTACACCGCTGACGGCGGCGCGGTCGTCGACGTCGGGATGGTCACCGTCTCGGCCTCAGTCTCGCTCGCCGACCAGACGTCCGACGGCACCAGCGTCGTCGTCGAGGACGTCGATCTCTCCGAGGGCGGGTTCGTGACGATCCACGACTCCAGCCTGTTCGCCGGCGAGACGCTCGGCAGCGTGATCGGCACGAGCGCGTACCTCGAAGCGGGCCACCACGCGAACGTGACCGTCACGCTCGATGAGCCGATCAGCGAGACGCGTTCGCTCGTCGCGATGCCTCACACGGACTCGAACAGCAACGAGATGTACGACTTCGTCGAGAACGAGGGCGGCGCCGACGGTCCCTTCACCGCCGACGGCGGCGCGGTCGTCGACGCCGGGACGGTGAGCGTTCCGGCCGCAGTCTCGATCAGCGACCAGGAGAGCGACGGATCAATCGTCGTCGACTCCGTCACGCTCTCGAACGGCGGGTTCGTCACGATCCACGACGCGACGGTTCTCGACGGCGCTGTGTTCGATAGCGTTCGCGGCACCAGCGAGTACCTCGGTCCGGGTACCCACGAGAACGTCGAGATCAGTCTCGACAGCCCCTACGAGGAAGACGGCGTCGCGGTCGCGATGCCCCACATGGACACGGACGGCGACGAGACGTACGACTTCGTCGCCGACGAGGGCGCGAGCGACGGGCCCTACACCGCTAACGGCGGCGCCATCGTCGCCGACGCGTCGGTGATGGCGTCCGGCGGCCTGGACGAATCGGACGGGATGAACGAGTCTGACGACATGGACGACTCCGACGACATGGACGGGTCTGACGGGATGGACGACACGGACGAGTCCAGCGGGATGGACGACGCCGACAGCTCGGACGACGAGTCCGCCGAGTCGGACGGCAGCCCCGGCTTCGGCGTCGCGATCGCCGCGCTCTCGCTGCTGGGCGCGGGCCTGATCGCCCTGCGGTCCCGCCGGTAACCTGGCGCTTTCGGCCCTCCCCACGCGTTCGACGCTCTTTTTCGCCGCCGATTTCGCACCGACGAGCGCCCGCTCGCGATACCCCCGAGCCTGCGGGACGCCGACCGCGCCGCGGCGCCGCCGATTCCACCGACTCCGTGGGACGCCGAAGTCGGACGACGTCCTACACCGGGCTGACCAGCATCTGCTGGTCGCCCAGGTAGCGCTGCATCCCCTCGGCGGCCCGGTAGGCCAGCGCGCCGACCGTGCCGGTCGGGTTGTAGCCGCTGTTGTGCGGGAACGCCGACGCGCCCGGGATGAACAGGTTCTCGGCGTCCCAGCACTGGAGGTAGCTGTTGACGACCGACTGCGAGGGGTCCGACCCCATGATCGCCCCGCCGGTGTTGTGCGTCGACTGGTAGGGGACGATGTCGAAACTCCCCTCCAGGGACGTGTTGCCCTCGACGGTCTCGGCGCCCATCTCCTCCATGATCTCCACGAGCTGCGGGCCGATGTGCTCGACGAGATTCCGGTCCTGCGGACGCCAGTCGAACGTCATCCGCAGGAGCGGGTTGCCGTACTGGTCGGTGTAGGTCGGATCCAGATCGAGATAGTTGCGCCGGAACGGCATCACCGCGCCCTGGGCGGCGATCGACAGCGTGCTGTGGTTGTTCTCCAGGCTCCGGGCCTTGAACTCCGAGCCCCACGACGGGACGTCCTCCTGGACCGGGTTGTTCACGATCGGCCGGTCGCCCGTCTGGGAGATCGCGACGTTGCCGCCGTGGAGGAAATCGAGGTCCGCGTGGTCGAAGTTGTCGCCGTTGTAGTCGTCGATCGACGCCCCCAGCGCCCCGGCGCCCATGTAGAGGTTGAACTGCTCGTCGAAGAACCCTGTCGCGCTGGCCTGGAAGTTCTGGTAGCAGTAGTTCTTCCCCACGACGCCCTCGCCGGTCTCGGGGTCGTACGGCTCGCCGATTCCCGACAGCAGGAGGAGCCGAACGTTGTTGAGGACGTACGCGGTCAGCGCGACCGATCGCGCGGGCTGCTCGTACACGTCGCCGGTCTGCTCGTCGACGTACCGGACGCCGGTCACGCGGCCCGCGTTCTCGTCGTACATCAGCTCGACGACGTTCGAGTGGGTCCGGAGCTCGTAGTTGCCGGTCCGCTGGGCGACCGGAATGACGGTGAGGATCGGCGAGGACTTCGCGCCCCACTCGCAGCCGAAGCGCTCGCAGAACCCGCAGTACTGGCAGGCGCCAAGCTGAGCGCCGTCGGGGTTGGTGTACTCCTCGGAGAGGTTCGCGGAGGGCGCCATGAACGGGTTGTAGCCGAGGTTCTCCGTCGCCTCGATGAATCGCTCGAGCGCCGGCGGCGTCTCCATCGGCGGGAGCGGATAGTCCCGCGCCCGGGCGCCCTCGTAGGGGTTGCCCGCCTCCTGCGTTTCGCCCTGCAGGTTCCCGGCCGCTCCCGAGATCCCGGCCATGTACTCGAACGTGTCGTAGTACGGCTCGAGTTCCTCGTAGGTGATCCCCCAGTCCTGCAGCATCATGTTCTCGGGGATCGCGTCCCGTCCGTAGCGCTCGATCGTGTGCGAGCGAATCTGGAAGTCGTACGGCAGGAAGCGCCAGGTCTGACCGTTCCAGTGGACGCCCGCGCCGCCGACGCCGGTCCCCGGCAGGAAGGCGCCGTACCGCCGCATCGGCAGGGCCGTCTGGTCGACGTTGTTTCTGAAGGTGATCGTCTCCTTCGAGAGGTCCTGCATCAGCTTGTACCGGAGCGCGTACCCCAGCTCGTCGTGGACCGTCAGGAAGTCCTCGGTCGACACCTCGCCGCCCCGTTCCAGGCCGACGACCTCGTAGCCCGCCTCCGAGAGTTCTTTGCCCACGATTCCGCCGGTCCAGCCGACGCCGACCGTCACGACGTCGACCGGATCGAGTTGTTGTGCCATCTGTGATGTTCGGTCGTGCGCTGCAATCCGGCAGCGCGTCGTTGGTCGCCCCGTACTCGGTCCCGTCGCCCCGCTCTCTCCTCGATCTGCGATGGTCTACGCGCCGGCGGCGCCGCTCAGTGCGAGTGTCCCGAACTGTTCGCTCCTCCTCCTCCTTCGCCTGCGACGTTGCCGTCGCTGCCGCCGCCGTCCGACGCGTTGCCGCCGTCCGACGCGTTGCCGCCGTCCGACGCGTTGCCGCCGTCCGATGAGTTCCCCGTCGGGTCGCCGCCTCCGTCAGTCGCGTTCTCTTCCGACACGTTGGCGGCCTCGGTCACGTTGCCGGCCGCCGGATCGACGCCGCCGGTCGGTCCGAGATCGGCGACCTGATCGACGTCGTCGGCAATCGAGCGGTACTCCTCGGGCGCGACGTACTCCTCCTGATCGATGATCTGTCGGTAGCTGCCCAGCGCGCCCGGCGTCCCGGGGAAGTTCTTCAGTCGCCAGCCGACCATCTCGCGGTTCCCGCCGTACATCGGGTCGGCGAACATCCCTTCGAGGGTGTTCTGTCGCAGCATCCGGAAGAACGCCTCCGGCGTGACGCCCCGGAAGGTGTCGACCTCGCCGCGCTGGAGCGACTCGATCACGTCGTCCTGCTGGCCGGGATCGAGGTCGACGAAGCTCGACCCGTACTCGTTCTGGCAGTACTCCTCGACGTAGTCCAGCGAGTGGTCGTACACCTGGTTCGGCGCCATCGGGAACTGCCACCCCTGCGTGGCGCTGGGTTCGATGTTCTCGAAGGCGATCTCCGCGCCCGGCCCGGCGCGGTCGCCCTCCTCGACGAACGGCGTCACCGGTTCGACGCCCGCGAACGGTCCGTCCATGTACCACCGCTCCCCCCGGCCCCAGGCGTCGTTGAGCTGCCGGTCGATGAAGTAGACGACCCCCGCCTCGGGCGCGCCCGGCCCGTTCTCGTCGGACGGGTAGATGCGCGCCGTCATCGCGTGGACCAGCTCGGCCTGTTCGATCGTGAAGTACTGCAGCCCCTCCGGTTCGAGCTCTACCTCCTGCATCTGGTCGACGTCGAAGTCGTCGGTGAACCACCCCTCGGGGTCGATCGCCAGCCCGCCGGCAACGACGCCGCCGCCGACCTTCATCGCGTCTCTGCGCGTAAAATCGAGCGGTTTGTCTTGATCTGACACGCGTTGACATCCAACACTACCGTTCAAAACTGTATTCGAAGATCGGTTAGATAATCCTCATGTATCGTCTGTCGTGACACTCGTCGGTATCGAGGCGTCCGTCGACAGTGTTCGAGGGTTACCGGTACGCGATGTGACCGTAATTCGGCTGGCCGGACGAGCCCGCACCGGTCGCGCCCGCGTCGACGAATCAAGACCTGTCGCGAGCCAAAACGTCTCGGTCGACCCGGTATCCGCGAGCGGTGACCCGTGGTCGCGACGACACGTCCGCCGGTGAACAGCTACTGCAGCTGTCACGGCGCTACGCGCAGGATCATGCAGTCTCGCCCGGTCGTGCCGCCCCCGTCCGCGCCAGGCGCACGCCGACGCTCACAGAAGCGTGACGGCGACCCGGTGCTCGTCGTCGGTCGCCAGCGTTACCTCGTCGACGACGCACTCGCGGACCGCTTCGCGCCACGCCGCCACGGCATCCTGATGGCGTTCGCGGTGGCGCTCGCGGGTGTACTCGGCGTCGGGATCGGCGCGGAGGGCGTCTTCCGTCTCCGCCGGCTCGGGGTACGCGGGCGGCTCGTCGACCAGTTCTCGGGGACCGACGTGGATCGGCGCCGGCGCGTCGTAGGCGTCGTCGCCGGGGACGTGGAGCCGGGCTCGCATCCGCCCGCTGAAGGGTGGCGTGATCCGGAGCACGGCGTCGCCGCCGCTTCGCATCTCGGCTTCGAGCGCCGCCGCCAGATCGTCGCCGCGGACGGCGATCGACCGGATCGCGGTCGGATCGTCTGACTCCGCCATCGACGGCGGTTGGGGCCGAACCCACTTAGCGGTCCCGCGGAACGACGCTACCGCCGTACCGGGCCATCGCTACTGAAGTAGGAGTGTGAGAAGTTTGCGAGGGCAAGACGCTCCGTCTTGCCGCACTGTTTGGCAGTGCGAGGGATGCGATTTGAACGCATGGACCACGGGAAGACGGTCGCCTCGCTGACGCTCGGCGCTGCGACTTCCCTGCCTCGACTCGCTTCGCTCGCCGAGACTCTACAGGAGCGGATCTTGAGTTCGTCCCCGTACCCAGCCATTGCTACCAAAGCAGGAGTGTGAGAAGTTTGCGAGGGCAAGACGCTCCGTCTTGCCGCACTGTTTGGCAGTGCGAGGGATGCGATTTGAACGCATGGACCTCTACAGGAGCGGATCTTGAGTCCGCCGCCGTTTCCGGGCTTGGCTACCCTCGCACGCACCCGGAGGAACGAACTCGCCCACGTTTAAGGCATCGGTTTCCCGGAGTCCGGGGGCCGTCAGCGGTCGGCGTACGCCGCTTCGACGCGGCGCCGAAGTTCGGATTCCGCGGGCGCGTACGCGAGATGTGCTTCGCAGTCGCAGTCCGAGGCGCCGAACCCCTCGACCGGTCCCCCTGGAAGATCCCTCGCGACGGCACACTCCACGTCGGCGCCCGGCGCGCGAACGACGTCCCGGAGTGCCGCGGCGTCGTGGCCGAGGAGGTAATCGACGTGCCAGTGGCGCACGTCGTGCTCACCCGACGCGACGCGCCGATGGCGGTCGACGCGGGAGAAGCCGCCGGCTCCCAGCGCGGAGCCGGTGTAGGCGTACCAGCCCCGGTCGAGGGGGCGCACTCCCAGCGCGCCGACCGACAGATCGATCTCTCGGGAGAGTTCGATCAGCAGCGTGTACGTGCCGCCGTCCATCCTACTCGACGCTGACGGGACCGTCCTCCTCGGCGCCGGGCGTCCACTCGATCTCGAACTCGACGCTGAGCTCCTCGCTGCTCCCGCCGGTCTCCCGCTCGGCCTTGATCTCGAACTCCGGTCGCTCCGAGGGGTCGAGTTCGATCGACTGCTCGCCGGCCGAGAGGCTGATCGACTCGCCGGCGTCGAGCTTGTCGGCGACGGCGCGCAGCGTCTCGGCGATCTCTGTGCGGGACTGGGCGCGCTCGGACTTGAACAGCACTTCTTCTGGCATACTTGCACCTACGTGCCGAATCGGTATAAGCCGGTGGGCTACGGTCCGACGCGGGCCCGGGTCGTGGCTACCGTCCGTGGTCAGCTGATCCGGCGTGTGACCGTTGAGAACCGATAGATTCCGTCCGAGACGATATCTTTATTTTCCGACGTTCCAACCACACTGGTAGTTGTCCAATGTACGACCTGACAGGCTTCCAGCGAGACCTCCTGTACGTCGTGGCCGGGCTGGACGATCCCCACGGGCTCGCGATCAAGGAGGAACTCGAAGAGTACTACGAGAAGGAGATCCACCACGGGCGCCTGTATCCGAATCTCGACACGCTCGTCGAGAAGGGGCTCGTCGAGAAAGGCGAGCGCGACAGGCGCACCAACGAGTACACGCTGACGCGCCGCGGCCGACGGGAGCTCGAAGCCAGGATCGAGTGGGAGACGGGCTACGCGTCGACGTGATCGCCCGGGCGTGACCGGCGGCGATTCATCATCCCCGACTCGACCGCTCGCCTGTCAGTCCTCTGGATCCGTCAGCGGGATAGCTCAGGCGTCGACCCGCGTTCTGCAACGGCTTTAAGGTCGATATTCTCGTATCCTCACCGGTGTTCGAATCCGCCGTCGCCGAGCTGTCGGTCGCTCTCGCCGACGCCGCGTCGTCGCCAGCGGTCGCCGAGGCGGCGGCGTCGACGCCCCAGCTTCTCCAGACCGGGCCGATGGGCGACGACGCGCTCGACAGCACGGTGGCGCGGATCGCGCTCGCCGCGGCGCTGGGCATGTTTCTCGGCCTCGAACGGGAGTGGTCCCAGAAGACGGCGGGGATCCGGACGTTCTCGCTGATCAGCCTGCTCGGGGCGGTGTTCGTCGTGCTCGACCGGGAGACGCTGCTGGTCGTCGGCGGCCTGCTCGTCGTCGTTCAGGGGGTCCTGCTGGCCGTCCAGGGGCTGCTCGCCGACCGCGAGGAGGACGAGGGACTGAGCCTGACGACCTCGACGTCGATGCTGGTCGCCTACGGCGTCGGCGCGCTGGTCGCCGCGGAGTTCGTCATCGAGGGCGTCACCGTCGCGGTGCTGTCCTCGCTGCTGCTCGTCCTGAAGCGGGAGCTCCACGACATCGCCTGGGGGCTCTCCCGCGAGGAGCTTCGCTCGGCCAGCGAGTTCGCCATCCTCGCGTTCGTGATCTACCCGCTGTTGCCGTCCGAGCCCGTCGAACTCGACGTGCTGGGCACGCCCGTACCGATCGAGGCCCGCGTCGCCTGGCTGATGGTGGTGATGGTCGCCGGAATCGGCATCGTCAACTACGCCGTCGTGATGAACTACGGCGGGCGCGGCATCGCCGTCACGGGCTTTTTCGGCGGGCTGGCGTCCTCGGCGGCGGTCGTCGGGACGATGATCGACCACGTTCGCCAGCGCCCCGAGGCCGGCGCCTACGCGATCGCCGCGATCCTGCTCGCCAACGCCGCGATGGCCCTCAGAAATCTCGGCATCGCGCTGGTGTTCACCCTGGGCGGCGGGCGCGTTCTCTACGGCGCGCTGGTCCCGTTGGGTGCGATCGTCCTCGGTTCGGTGGCGATCGCGGTCTACGCCGCCGACTGGTCCGAGCAGGTCGAGATGGAACTCGTCGATCCCTTCTCGCTCCGCAACGCGCTCGGGTTCGGGCTCGTGTTCCTCGCCGTTCTCGTCCTCGGTTCGCTCGCGGAGATCCACCTCGGGCGGCTCGGCTTCTACGCGACCGCCGCGGCGACCGGGCTCGTCTCCAGCGCCGGCGCGACGGCGTCGGCGGTGATGCTCTACCGGGTGGGCGATCTGGACGCCGGCACCGCGGTCGTCGCCATCCTGCTGGCGACCGCTTCGAGCGTCCTCGTGAAGGTCGCGCTCGCGGGGCTCGGCCCCGATCGGAACTTCGCCTACCGGGTCGCCGGCTGGAGCGGACTGCTGTTGCTCGGCGCCGGCGCGGCCACCGCGGCGGTGACGATCTGATCGACGCGGCGACGTCGGCGCCGGACTCGCTCGCGTCGCCGTCGACCGACGGCTGCCGCCGCGCAGGCGACGACCGAAGCACTCGGGTATTTTACCGGTTCGGCCCCTCACTTCGAACATGGACAGAGCGACGGCCGTCCCCGAGGTCGATGCCATCCCCGGCGAGCGCGCCGAACGGTGGGTGAAACACCACCACGAGCACGCGGCGCCCAGCACGTACGTCTACGAGTTCGTCTGGGACGTCACCGAGAAGGCGGTCGGCCCCTTCTGTACGGACGTCGACGGCAACGTCCTGCTGGATTTCACCAGCCACGTCGCGGCGTCGCCGCTCGGGTACAACAACCCGAAGATCGCCAATCGAATCGACGCGTTCGACCTGCCCGATCCGACGAAGATCGCCGGCCAGGACTTCTACGTCAGCGGCGGCTGGCCCCCGGAGGACCCCGAGTTCCCCGGCCCGACCCAGCTCATGGACCGGCTCGCGGACGCCTGCGAGCAGTACAACCTCGATCGCGTTTTTCTCTCGAACTCCGGCGCCGAAGCCGTCGAGAACGCGATCAAGATCTGTTACGCGGCGGGCGGCCACCGCGCGATCACGTTCGACGGCGCGTTCCACGGTCGGACGCTCGGCGCGCTCTCGCTGAACCGCTCGAAGGCCAAGCACCGCAAGGGGTTCCCCGAGATCCCGGGCGTCGTCAGTCTCCCCTACTGCGCCTGCGACGGCGAGTGCACCTGCGGCTGGAAAACCGACG
This is a stretch of genomic DNA from Natronoarchaeum mannanilyticum. It encodes these proteins:
- a CDS encoding GIY-YIG nuclease family protein translates to MDGGTYTLLIELSREIDLSVGALGVRPLDRGWYAYTGSALGAGGFSRVDRHRRVASGEHDVRHWHVDYLLGHDAAALRDVVRAPGADVECAVARDLPGGPVEGFGASDCDCEAHLAYAPAESELRRRVEAAYADR
- a CDS encoding amphi-Trp domain-containing protein, whose product is MPEEVLFKSERAQSRTEIAETLRAVADKLDAGESISLSAGEQSIELDPSERPEFEIKAERETGGSSEELSVEFEIEWTPGAEEDGPVSVE
- a CDS encoding gluconate 2-dehydrogenase subunit 3 family protein, translated to MSDQDKPLDFTRRDAMKVGGGVVAGGLAIDPEGWFTDDFDVDQMQEVELEPEGLQYFTIEQAELVHAMTARIYPSDENGPGAPEAGVVYFIDRQLNDAWGRGERWYMDGPFAGVEPVTPFVEEGDRAGPGAEIAFENIEPSATQGWQFPMAPNQVYDHSLDYVEEYCQNEYGSSFVDLDPGQQDDVIESLQRGEVDTFRGVTPEAFFRMLRQNTLEGMFADPMYGGNREMVGWRLKNFPGTPGALGSYRQIIDQEEYVAPEEYRSIADDVDQVADLGPTGGVDPAAGNVTEAANVSEENATDGGGDPTGNSSDGGNASDGGNASDGGNASDGGGSDGNVAGEGGGGANSSGHSH
- a CDS encoding DUF7282 domain-containing protein; translation: MRQRITAALMIVVVTTSVGLVGAAPAAAGDTAAATSNHAASVTFADQTSGGTTVTVDEVTLPDGGFVTIHDSSLADGETLGSVAGTSAYLEAGTHENVTVTLADSLNDDERLTAMAHRDTDGDRAYTFVSSNGEADGPYTADGGAVAASANVTVSAAVSISDQPTDGGSIVVDSVELSEGGFVTIHDASLLDGETFASVRGTSEYLEAGHHENVRVHLDDELSENATVIPMPHTDSNDNEMYDFVAEEGGADGPYVDDDGAIVDTATATVQAEASATFDAQASGGNHVTVERVFVPEGGFVAMHDSSINDGETFDSVRGTSEYLSPGLHHDVTVALDDPLTEDDTLVAMPHTDSNGNETYDFVAEEGGADGPYTADGGAVVDVGMVTVSASVSLADQTSDGTSVVVEDVDLSEGGFVTIHDSSLFAGETLGSVIGTSAYLEAGHHANVTVTLDEPISETRSLVAMPHTDSNSNEMYDFVENEGGADGPFTADGGAVVDAGTVSVPAAVSISDQESDGSIVVDSVTLSNGGFVTIHDATVLDGAVFDSVRGTSEYLGPGTHENVEISLDSPYEEDGVAVAMPHMDTDGDETYDFVADEGASDGPYTANGGAIVADASVMASGGLDESDGMNESDDMDDSDDMDGSDGMDDTDESSGMDDADSSDDESAESDGSPGFGVAIAALSLLGAGLIALRSRR
- a CDS encoding MgtC/SapB family protein encodes the protein MGDDALDSTVARIALAAALGMFLGLEREWSQKTAGIRTFSLISLLGAVFVVLDRETLLVVGGLLVVVQGVLLAVQGLLADREEDEGLSLTTSTSMLVAYGVGALVAAEFVIEGVTVAVLSSLLLVLKRELHDIAWGLSREELRSASEFAILAFVIYPLLPSEPVELDVLGTPVPIEARVAWLMVVMVAGIGIVNYAVVMNYGGRGIAVTGFFGGLASSAAVVGTMIDHVRQRPEAGAYAIAAILLANAAMALRNLGIALVFTLGGGRVLYGALVPLGAIVLGSVAIAVYAADWSEQVEMELVDPFSLRNALGFGLVFLAVLVLGSLAEIHLGRLGFYATAAATGLVSSAGATASAVMLYRVGDLDAGTAVVAILLATASSVLVKVALAGLGPDRNFAYRVAGWSGLLLLGAGAATAAVTI
- a CDS encoding PadR family transcriptional regulator is translated as MYDLTGFQRDLLYVVAGLDDPHGLAIKEELEEYYEKEIHHGRLYPNLDTLVEKGLVEKGERDRRTNEYTLTRRGRRELEARIEWETGYAST
- a CDS encoding GMC family oxidoreductase, with protein sequence MAQQLDPVDVVTVGVGWTGGIVGKELSEAGYEVVGLERGGEVSTEDFLTVHDELGYALRYKLMQDLSKETITFRNNVDQTALPMRRYGAFLPGTGVGGAGVHWNGQTWRFLPYDFQIRSHTIERYGRDAIPENMMLQDWGITYEELEPYYDTFEYMAGISGAAGNLQGETQEAGNPYEGARARDYPLPPMETPPALERFIEATENLGYNPFMAPSANLSEEYTNPDGAQLGACQYCGFCERFGCEWGAKSSPILTVIPVAQRTGNYELRTHSNVVELMYDENAGRVTGVRYVDEQTGDVYEQPARSVALTAYVLNNVRLLLLSGIGEPYDPETGEGVVGKNYCYQNFQASATGFFDEQFNLYMGAGALGASIDDYNGDNFDHADLDFLHGGNVAISQTGDRPIVNNPVQEDVPSWGSEFKARSLENNHSTLSIAAQGAVMPFRRNYLDLDPTYTDQYGNPLLRMTFDWRPQDRNLVEHIGPQLVEIMEEMGAETVEGNTSLEGSFDIVPYQSTHNTGGAIMGSDPSQSVVNSYLQCWDAENLFIPGASAFPHNSGYNPTGTVGALAYRAAEGMQRYLGDQQMLVSPV